The proteins below come from a single Malus sylvestris chromosome 3, drMalSylv7.2, whole genome shotgun sequence genomic window:
- the LOC126614861 gene encoding uncharacterized protein LOC126614861 gives MSWKNHQHCHSLVVDRQCKIRKRGGGSSSSSSSLVRRYRLKRAILVGKRGGSSTPVPTWKTLSAAAVVEGSPCTATMVANGDEDDEKIAKLQQRRPASEHGGRGGGKGKEVVSVSARKLAATLWEMNEQEQVPLRKKDSKVAQVPSLAGSLPPKSSDPSSTPIYEIKNESGGGGRQRGLSVVSQKHHLNDYQMGGFERPTSASLTEVKYQSCGKPDRKCIHGFKTGLKDVSSGLSTSKELVKVLTRISGLEEQHSLTTTLLSALRVELDRARVQVHQLIREQRSNCNEIEFLMKKFAEEKAAWKSKERERIRAAIACMAEELEVEKKLRRQTERLNKKLGKELADKEAALSKATKELEREKRAKEIFEQVCDELATGLGEDRAQVEELKKESEKVREEVEKEREMLQLADVLREERVQMKLSEAKYHFEEKNAVVEQLKNELEAHLRSKTREGSRGSPDFSKIKELEAYLKKINFGSFQNAKIEGNEMEVAAYRVECEDDSKRTSVDSDLHSIELSMDNNNKSYKWSYGCGDDTEDDSKRTSVDKQFKGRRSLSEKIQWESICLNKNSSGIDWEFGVKSQWQSDGRLIEISELVPQTQTPEHETETKKNGSVKGLADHRLSNSKVVPIHSLAGTTCQFQSFPTKDPGNEVCGS, from the exons ATGTCTTGGAAAAACCACCAGCACTGCCACAGCTTGGTCGTCGACAGGCAATGCAAGATCAGGAAGCGCGGCGGCGGCTCGTCTTCCTCCTCGTCTTCCTTGGTCCGTAGGTACAGACTGAAGAGGGCAATCCTGGTCGGAAAGCGAGGCGGTTCCAGCACCCCAGTCCCCACTTGGAAGACTCTGAGCGCCGCGGCGGTGGTGGAGGGATCACCTTGTACGGCGACGATGGTGGCAAATGGGGATGAGGATGATGAGAAGATTGCAAAGCTGCAGCAGCGGAGACCGGCTTCGGAACACGGTGGCCGCGGCGGCGGTAAAGGGAAGGAAGTGGTTTCGGTTTCGGCGAGAAAGCTGGCGGCGACTTTGTGGGAAATGAATGAACAAGAACAAGTTCCTTTGAGAAAGAAGGATTCCAAAGTTGCTCAAGTTCCTTCCTTAGCCGGTTCCTTGCCGCCAAAGTCATCAGATCCATCCTCTACTCCTATTTATGAG ATAAAAAATGAAAGCGGGGGTGGTGGACGCCAAAGAGGATTGTCGGTCGTTTCTCAGAAACATCATTTGAATGATTACCAAATGGGAGGCTTCGAGAGACCTACAAGTGCTAGTTTAACTGAG GTCAAATATCAATCCTGTGGGAAACCTGATCGAAAATGCATACACGGATTTAAGACCGGTTTGAAGGATGTCAGTAGTGGCCTTTCTACATCTAAAGAGCTTGTGAAGGTTCTTACTCGCATTTCGGGTCTTGAAGAGCAGCATTCTTTGACTACAACCCTACTCTCAGCCTTACGAGTTGAGCTTGATCGAGCGCGTGTCCAGGTTCATCAACTGATCCGAGAACAGAGGTCTAACTGCAACGAAATTGAGTTTCTCATGAAGAAGTTCGCAGAAGAAAAGGCGGCCTGGAAAAGTAAGGAGCGAGAGAGGATACGTGCTGCAATAGCGTGCATGGCAGAAGAACTTGAGGTGGAGAAGAAGCTAAGAAGACAAACAGAAAGGTTGAACAAGAAGCTAGGGAAAGAACTGGCAGATAAAGAGGCAGCTCTGtcgaaggccacgaaagagctCGAGAGGGAGAAGAGGGCAAAAGAGATTTTTGAGCAAGTTTGTGATGAGTTAGCCACAGGTCTTGGGGAGGACAGAGCACAAGTCGAAGAGCTAAAGAAAGAATCGGAGAAAGTCCGTGAAGAAGTGGAGAAGGAGAGGGAAATGCTTCAGCTAGCCGATGTGTTGCGCGAGGAGAGAGTCCAGATGAAGCTTTCTGAAGCCAAATATCATTTTGAGGAGAAAAATGCCGTTGTGGAACAGCTAAAGAATGAACTAGAGGCTCATTTGAGATCCAAAACGCGCGAAGGTAGTCGCGGTTCTCCAGATTTCAGTAAAATCAAGGAACTCGAGGCTTATTTAAAGAAGATAAATTTTGGATCATTTCAGAACGCGAAGATAGAAGGGAATGAAATGGAAGTTGCTGCATACAGAGTGGAATGTGAAGACGATTCAAAACGGACTTCAGTTGATAGCGATCTCCATTCCATCGAGCTAAGCATGGACAATAACAACAAGAGCTACAAATGGAGTTACGGTTGTGGAGATGATACTGAAGATGATTCAAAGCGGACTTCGGTTGATAAACAATTCAAAGGGAGAAGATCGCTCTCCGAAAAAATACAATGGGAAAGCATATGCTTAAACAAAAATTCCAGCGGTATCGATTGGGAGTTTGGCGTAAAATCTCAATGGCAGTCAGACGGGCGGCTTATAGAAATATCAGAGCTTGTTCCACAAACTCAAACCCCAGAACATGAAAccgaaacaaagaaaaatggtTCTGTTAAGGGTCTTGCAGACCATAGGTTATCGAATTCAAAAGTGGTTCCGATCCATAGCCTAGCCGGTACAACTTGTCAGTTCCAATCCTTTCCGACGAAGGATCCAGGAAACGAAGTATGCGGAAGTTAG
- the LOC126614863 gene encoding bifunctional nitrilase/nitrile hydratase NIT4B: MALVPSSSPLIAEVDMGTDYSAPTVRATVVQASTVFYDTPATLDKAERLLAEAAGYGAQLVVFPEAFVGGYPRGSNFGVVIGNRTAKGKEDFRKYHAAAIDVPGPEVDRLAAMAGKYKVFLVMGVIERDGYTLYCTVLFFDSQGCYLGKHRKMMPTALERIIWGFGDGSTIPVFETPIGKIGAAICWENKMPLLRTAMYAKGIEIYCAPTADSRDLWQASMTHIALEGGCFVLSANQFCRRKDYPPPPEYAFAGEEPAPDSVVCAGGSVIISPSGAILAGPNYDGEALISADLDLGEIARAKFDFDVVGHYSRPEVLSLIVRDHPATPVTFTSASAKTDREVSHKP, translated from the exons ATGGCTCTGGTACCCTCTTCTTCCCCACTGATCGCAGAGGTCGACATGGGAACCGACTACTCCGCCCCCACAGTCCGCGCCACCGTCGTCCAAGCCTCCACCGTCTTCTACGACACCCCTGCCACTCTAG ATAAGGCTGAGAGGTTATTGGCTGAAGCAGCTGGATATGGTGCCCAGCTGGTTGTGTTTCCTGAAGCATTTGTGGGTGGTTATCCACGTGGGTCGAATTTTGGCGTTGTCATTGGGAACAGAACAGCTAAGGGTAAAGAAGACTTCAGAAAGTATCATGCTGCTGCCATTGATGTGCCTG GTCCTGAAGTTGATCGATTGGCAGCAATGGCTGGAAAGTACAAGGTATTCCTGGTAATGGGTGTGATAGAGAGAGATGGATATACACTCTATTGCACTGTTCTGTTTTTTGATTCTCAAGGTTGCTACTTGGGAAAGCACCGAAAAATGATGCCCACAGCACTGGAGCGGATCATTTGGGGATTTGGAGATGGATCTACAATTCCTGTGTTTGAGACTCCGATTGGAAAAATAGGTGCTGCCATTTGTTGGGAAAATAAGATGCCACTTCTAAGGACAGCAATGTATGCTAAAG GCATTGAGATATATTGTGCTCCTACGGCTGATTCCAGGGATTTATGGCAAGCATCAATGACTCATATTGCCTTAGAGGGTGGGTGTTTTGTCCTATCAGCCAATCAGTTCTGTCGAAGGAAAGACTACCCCCCTCCTCCAGAATATGCATTTGCAGGAGAGGAACCTGCTCCAGATTCTGTCGTCTGTGCTGGAGGCAGTGTTATTATCTCACCGTCGGGGGCTATTCTTGCTGGACCCAATTATGATGGGGAGGCACTCATCTCAGCAGATCTCG ATCTTGGAGAAATAGCAAGGGCGAAATTTGACTTTGATGTGGTTGGCCACTATTCACGGCCCGAAGTGCTTAGCTTGATCGTGAGGGACCATCCAGCAACTCCAGTTACTTTCACATCAGCCTCAGCAAAGACCGATCGCGAAGTCTCACATAAGCCATAA